AAGGCCGAATGGAAGGGCAAGGTCGGCGCCGATCCGAAGGCCATCAAGCCCTTCGCCGACCAGGCCGCCAAGCTCGGCGAACCGCTCACGTTCGCCCAGACCTTCCCGCCGGGCACCCATGCCATGTGGATGCGCTACTACCTTGCCGCGGGCGGCATCAATCCCGACAAGGACGTCTCACTCATCACCATCCCGCCCCCGCAGATGGTCGCCAACATGAAGATCGGCAAGATGGACGGCTTCTGCGTCGGCGAACCTTGGAACGCACGCGCCATCGCCGACGGCATCGGCTTCACCTCGATCACCACGCAGGATCTGTGGAAGGACCACCCGGAAAAGGTCTGCGCCTTCACCGAGGAGTTCACCGAGAAGAACCCGAAGACCGTGAAGGCCGTCCTCAAGGCCCTGCACGAGGCCAGCGTCTGGCTCGACGAGATGGGCAACCGTCCCGAGCAGTGTGACATCGTTTCCAAGCCCACCTATATCAACTGCCAGAAGGAGATCATACTCGGCCGCCTCCAGGGCAAACTCGACTACGGCGACGGCCGCACCGTGCAGGACGAGTTCCCCATGCACTTCAGCCGGCGCAACTGCAACTACCCGCAGCCGAAGTTCGCCAAGTGGTTCCTCTCGCAATACCGCCGCTGGGGCATGGTCACCGGCACGCCCGACTACGAGGGCGTCGCCAAGCGCGTCATGCGCACCGACCTCTACGAGGAGGCCATGAAGGAGATCGGCTACGCCCACGGCGGCCTCGATAACTCGCCCGAGACGCTCTTCGACGGCATTCCCTTCGACCCGGCCAACCCGGAAGCCTACGCCACGAGCGCCGCGGTCAAGAACCTCAAGGGCTGAACCCGCTTCGTGTCATGAGCAGCACCCCCACGAGCCCGCGTCCGGCGTTCTGGCAGGCCTGCCGCCTCCCGGCGGTCTGGGTCCGCGCCGCCCGGCTCGGGCTCGTGGTCGGGCTCATCCAGGTCTCGCTCAACCAGGGCGATCACTGGCTCAGCGGCCACATCACCACCGGCGTCATCCTCAAATCCATCCTCTCCCCGCTCCTCTCCTTCGGCATCGCCTTCGCCTCCGCCGCGGCCACCCACGCCGAGAACCTCTCCCGCTCCGCACCATGAAATCCTTCAAATTCGACTGGCTCGTGCTCCCGCTCATCGGCTTCGCCGCCGTGCTCGCGCTCTGGTCCTTCTCCAGCCGCACCTGGGCGACCAACCTGCCCTCGCCCACCCAAACGTGGATCGCGAGCCGCGACTATGTGCTCGAGCCCTTCGCCAAGCGCGGCGAGATGGACCAGGGCATCCTGCGCTTCACGTGGTATTCGCTGATCCTTGTCGCGCAGGGCTACGCCATCGCGCTGATCGTCGGCACGCCCCTCGGCTTCTGCCTCGGCCTGTCCAAGACCTTCACGAAGATCATGGATCCGATCATCCAGATTCTGCGCCCGGTCTCGCCGCTCGCGTGGCTGCCGCTCGGTCTCGTGCTCTTCATGAACGCCGGCAAGGAGGCCGGCACCTACGGCGCGCTCTTCACCATCGCCGTCTGCGCGATGTGGCCGACCGTGCTCAACACCGCCGTCGGCGTCCGCGCCGTGCCGCAGGACTTCCTCAACGTCGGCAAAGTCCTGAAGCTCTCGCGCTTCAAGACGCTCACCAAGATCCTCATCCCGGCGACGCTGCCCTACATGTTCACGGGCTTCCGCCTCTCCCTCGGCATCGCGTGGCTCGCCATCGTCGCCGCCGAGATGCTCACCGGCCGCCCCGGCGCCGGCGGCTTCCTCTGGCAGGAATACAACGCGCTCATCTACGAGCACATCATCCTCTCGATCATCACCATCGGCTTCGTCGGCTTCATCCTCGACCGCCTGATGAGCCTGCTGGAAAGGCGCTTCAAGTCCGTTTGATCCAGGTCAAGGCGCTCCTTCCCCGTCCAACCTACACTCCTCCCATGGCTTTTCTCGAACTTAGTGGCGTCACCAAGGCCTTCGGTGGGCCGCCGGTGCTGAGCGACGTCAACCTCAGCATCAACAAGGGCGAATTCGTCGCCATCGTCGGCTACTCCGGCTCCGGCAAGACCACGCTCATCTCGCTCATCGCCGGTCTCATCCGGCCCAACTCCGGCACCGTCAAGCTCAACGACCTCGAGATCACCGCGCCCGGTCCCGACCGCGGCATCGTGTTCCAGAACTACTCGCTGCTGCCCTGGCTCACCGTGTTTGAAAACATCGCCCTCGCCGTGGACCAGGTCTTCCCGAACCACTCGGCCGAGAAACGCGCGCAGCTCGTCACCACCGCCATCGCCACCGTCAACCTCACCCCGGCGCGCGACAAGTTCCCGCGCGAACTCTCCGGCGGCATGCGCCAACGCGTGTCCGTCGCCCGTGCCCTCGCGATGGACCCGCAGATCCTGCTCCTCGACGAACCGCTCTCCGCCCTCGACGCCCTCACCCGCGCCACGCTGCAGGACGAGTTCGAGCGCATCTGGGAAAAGGACAAGAAGACCGTCGTCCTCATCACCAACGACGTGGACGAGGCCCTGCTCCTCGCCGACCGCATCATCCCGCTCACCCTCGGGCCGGGCGCGACGCTCGGGCCTTCCTTCCAGGTCAACCTCGCCCGTCCGCGCGACCGCAAGTCCCTCAACCACGACCCGGAGTTCAAGCGCCTCCGCGCCCTCATCACCAACGAACTCCTCGGCTACGGCGAACGCCGCAAGGCCACCATCAAGCAGAAGCTCATCCTGCCCGACATCCTCCCCGAGAACCTCGACCTCCCGCGCGTCAACCGCCGTCCGCTCCGCCCTAGCGAGATGAAGGAAGAGGAAGTCTCCCTCAACTCCTGAGCCCGCCACGCCATGTCCTCTTTCATCGAAATCTCCCAGCTCGGCAAAGTTTACGAAACCCCCAAGGGTCCGGCCGTCATCGTCGAGAACTTCGACCTCAAGATCCGCAAGGGCGAGTTCATCACCCTCATAGGCCACTCGGGCTGCGGCAAATCGACCGTCCTCTCCATGCTCGCGGGTCTCACCGACGTGACCAACGGCGGCATCATCCTCGCCGGTAAGGAAGTCACCGGCGCCGGCCCCGACCGCGGCGTGGTCTTCCAGGCCCCGTGCCTGCTGCCATGGCTCACCGCCTTCGAGAACGTGATGCTTGGCGTGAACCAGGTCTATTACACTGCCTCGGCGGAGGAGCGCCGCCAGATCGTCGAGTATTACCTCACCGTCGTCGGCCTGGGTGACGCGATGCACAAGAAGCCCGCCGAGCTCTCGCAGGGCATGCGCCAGCGCTGCGGCATCGCCCGCGCCTTCGCGCTCTCGCCCAAGATGCTCCTGCTCGACGAGCCCTTCGGCATGCTCGACTCGCTCACGCGCGTCGAACTCCAGCAGGTGCTCATCGACCTCTGGCAGAAGGACCGCAAGACCGCCCTCATGGTCACCCACGACGTGGACGAGGCCATCTTCCTCTCCGACCGCGTCGTCATGATGACCAGCGGTCCCGCCGCCACCGTCGGCGAGATCCTCGAGGTGAAGTTCCCCCGCCCGCGCAACCGCAAGCAGCTGCTCGAAGACCCCGAGTATTACCGCCTGCGCGAGGAGCTCATCGGCTTCCTCAACGAGCGCTCGCACCACCGTCCCGCGCCCCACTCCTCCTCGGCCACTCCGCCGCCTCCCGCCGGCGGCAAGCCGGCCAACCGTTCCAATTTCCAGCGCCTGATCAGCGCCCTCACACCCGCCTGATTCGTTTCCGTCCTCTGACCCACCGCACCATGAACTCCTCCGTTCCCTCCTGTCCGCGATTCGCGAAGCGCCTCATCGCGCTTCTGGCTCTCGCGAGCGTCGTCCTCCCGACGCTCCGCGCCCAATACACGCCGCCGCCGCCCGCGCGTCCGTTCCCCGGCTTCGTCAACGAGCAGCTCCGCTCCGACAACGTCTATGCCAGCGCATGGGACATCGCCGTCAACGTCCGCTACCGCTTCGAGGCCAAGGATGACGCCGGTTTCACAGACGCCGGCTCGAACTGGGACTTCTCCCTGCGTCCGCAGGACGACAACAACAATGCTTACCACCTGCTGCGCGTGATGCCGCGCGTTGGCTACACCTCCAAATGGTGGAACTTCCTCGTCGAGGGCCGCTCCAGCTACACCTACGGCGACGAGCGCTTCGTGCCCACCGGCGCCGGCCAGGGCCTCGCCGAGCGCGACGGCCCGATCGACCTGCACCAGGCCTACGTTTTCATCGGCAACCACAAGGAGTTTCCCCTCTCGCTGAAGATCGGGCGCCAGGAGCTCGTGTATGGCGACCAGCGCCTGCTCGGCCACCTGCGCTGGAACAATAACGCCCGCACCTTCGATGCCGTGAAGGTCCGCTGGCAGAACAAGTTCTTCGGGGTGGACGCCTTCACCGGTGGCCTCGTCTATAACGACCACAACAACTTCAACCAGGCCAACTCGCAGGACGTGTTCTCCGGCCTCTACTTCAACTTTCCCACGGTCGCCAAGAACGAGATCGTCGAGGCCTACCTCTACAACCGCTACGTCGCCCGCGGCATCGCCACCGACAGCTGGTCGGGCATTCCCGCGCCCTTCCGTTTCCCGGGTGACCAAAACCTCTACACGGCCGCCCTCCGCATCCGCTCCAAGCCGCTCGCCTACGGCAACTGGGACTACGGCATCGAGCTGATGCACCAGTTCGGCGACCGCACCGCCGTCGCCCCCGCCGCCACCGTCGCCGCCGCGCTCGCCGCCCCGAATCTCGATCAGGACGCCTGGGCCACGGTGCTCCAGGGCGGCTACACCTGGACCGAACACTCCTGGCAGCCGCGCATCGGCGTGCTCTACAGCTACGCCTCCGGTGACAAGAGCTCCGCCGACCTTTCCAGCCAGACCTTCCAGAATCTGTTTGCGACGACCCACCTGCACTATGGCTACATGGATCTGAGCAGTCTGCAGAACATCCATGACCTGCGCCTCGTGCTCTCGGCCAAACCGCGCAGCAACATCAGTCTCGCCGCGGAGATCCACTTCCAGCAACTGGCCCGCACCTCCGACTTCTGGTATAACGTCGCCGGCGTGCCCCGCAATTTTGCCGGCGCCGCCGTCGGCAGCGGTGGCGGTTACCGCATCAACCCGGACTACAGCAAAAATCTCGGCACCGAGGTCGACCTGATCGCCGCCTGGACCTTCAAGCCCTACGCCCAGGTCGAGGCCGCCGTTTCGCGCTACTTCCGCGGCGACTACATCAAGCAGTCGCTCAAGACCGCCGGCTCCAAGGACGCGAATTACTTCTACCTGCAGCTCACGCTTAATCTCTGATTTCGTAAGGCTTACACGAAGCCGCCGGGAAACCGGCGGCTTTTTCATGCGTGAATGAAATTCATGCCAGCCAAGAATTCTTTTTATCGGGTTAATTGGTCAGGGTCCGGGCGATGGCACCTCCCGTGCTAATTTCTGGCATGGCTTTGTCACCTCCAGAAACCACGAATCCCGGCAGCTTTTCCAACGACCAGAAGGAATACCTGCAGGGCTTCATGGCCGGCGTGATCGCCAGCGGCCAGTATGCCTACGTCGGCACCAACGCCGCCGGCCAGCTCACGGGAGCGCCCGGTGCCGCCGTCACCGGCAACCTCGCGGCGCCCTCGGAGGAAAACGTGTTCGGCACCCCGCTCGGCGACCTCTCCAAGCCCGAGCGCTGGAAACACGAGCAGAACGGCCTCGATGTCTGGGAAAAACTGGTCGCCCACGCGAACGCCGACAAGTTTCCCGACGAGGCCGACACCTTTCGCTTCAAGTTTCACGGCCTCTTCTACGTCGCCCCGGCGCAGGACAGCTTCATGATGCGCCTGCGCATCCCGGCCGGCGAAATCAGCTCCCACCAGCTCCGCGGGATCGCCGGCCTGGTGGACGAAATCGGCAACGGCGGCGCCGACATCACCACGCGCGCCAATCTCCAGATGCGTGAGATGAAGCCGCGCTCGATCGTGCGCGCGCTCACCCGCGTGCAGGAACTCGGCCTCACCGCCCGCGGCTCCGGTGCCGACAACATCCGCAACGTCACCGCCACCCCGACGAGCGGCTTTGACCGCGACGAGCTGATCGACGTCCGCCCCTACGCGCACGGCCTACACCACTACATCCTCAACCACCGCGACCTCTACGGCCTGCCGCGCAAGTTCAACATCGCCTTCGACTCGGGCGGCTCCATCTCCGCCGCGGTTGACACCAACGACATCGGCTTCTTCGCCGTCCGGGTGACCGAGCAGACTCTGGCCCAGACCCCAGCGCCCGGACCCCAGACCCTATCCCCTGGGATTTACTTCCGCTGCGAGGTCGGCGGCATCACCGGCCACAAGGATTTCGCCCGCGACACCGGACTCCTCCTCAAGCCGTCCGAACTCGTGCCCGTCGCCGCGGCGATGGTCCGCGTCTTCCGCGAACACGGCGACCGCACCGACCGCAAGAAAGCCCGCCTCAAGTATCTGCTCGAGAAGTGGGGCGGCTTCCCGAAGTTCCTCGAGGAAACCCAGAAGAAGCTCGCCTTCCCGCTGGTTTACGCGCCCCGCGGCTGCGCCGAGCCGCGCAAGCCGGTGCTGAAGCACGGCCACCTCGGAGTCTTCAAGCAGAGCCAGGCGGGCCTAAACTACGTCGGCATCGGCGTGCCCGTCGGCCGCATGAACGCGAAGCAGATGCGCCGTCTCGCCGACCTCGCCGATCATTACGGCACCGGCGAAATCCGCCTCACGGTCTGGCAGAGCCTCATCATCCCAAACGTCTCCGACGCTTTCGCCGCGACTCTGGCCCGCGCCGCCAACTCACTGGGCTTCTTCACCGAGGCCCACACCTCCGCCGGCTGCGTCATCGCCTGCACGGGCAGCAAGGGCTGCAAATACGCCGCCGCCGACACCAAGGGCCACGCCCGGGCGACCATGGCGCACCTGCGCAAGCGTGATCCCTTCCTCGACCAGGCCGTCAACATCCACTTCACCGGCTGCAATCATTCGTGCGCCCAGCACTACTGCGGCGACATTGGCGCCATCGCCACCAAGCTCACCGACGGTCGCGAGGGCTACCACGTCGTCCTTGGCGGTGGCATGGACCAGGAACAGGGCATCGCCCGCGAAATCTTTCGCGGCGTCGCCGCCGACGAGATGCCCGCCCTCATCGAGAAGGTTCTCGTCACCTACCGCAGCCGGTGCACCGCCGGCGAAACCTTCGTGCAGTGGACCCGCCGCCACAGCGTTAAGGAAATCCAAGAAATGCTCTCCTCATGAACGCACCCGTTCCGCTCATTCCGGACAACGCCCCCTTCTCACCGGAGCAACGCGCCTGGCTCAACGGCTTTCTCGCCGGCGTCTTCTCCCGCTCGGTCGGCGCTCCTGCTGCCGCCACCCCGGCCCAGGCGCTCGCCCCGCTGACGATCCTCTTCGGTTCCCAGACCGGTACCGCCGAGGGCCTCGCCAAGAAGGTCGCCAAGGAGGCCGGCAAGCGCGGCTTCGCGCCCACCGTGCTCGACATGGCGCAGACCGATCTCGCGAAGCTCGCCCACGAGAAGAACCTGCTGGTCATCACCAGCACCTACGGCGACGGGGAGCCGCCCGACAACGCGAAGGCCCTGCACACCGCCCTGAAGGAAGCCGCCGGCACACCGCTCACGGCCGTCCGTTTCTCCGTCTGCGCGCTGGGCGATACCAACTACGCCCAGTTCTGTCAGTGCGGCAAAGACCTCGACGCCTGGCTCGAAAAACTCGGCGCCACCCGCACCACGCCGCGCACCGACTGTGATCTCGATTACGACGGCCCGTTCACGAAGTGGCTCGACGCCGCGCTCGCCTCGCTCGCCGGTGGCACTGCCCCTGCCACCGCGCCAGCCGAAGCGAAGCCAACTGACTCATCCGAGGAAGGCTACTCCAAGAAGAAGCCCTTCCCCGCCTCCGTCCTTGCCGTCCGCAACCTCAACGGCCCCGGCTCCGCCAAAGAGGTCAACCACGTCGAGTTCTCGCTCGAAGGCTCCGGTCTCGTGTATGAAGCGGGTGACGCCCTCGGAGTCGTGCCACAGAACTGCCCGGCGCTGGTGAACGACGTTCTAGCCACCCTTGGCTGCGACGGCGAGGAAGCCGTGCCCACCCCCGCCGGCGAACTCCCGCTGCGCCGCGCCCTCACCGAGTGCTTCGACCTCGGCAAACCCTCGCCCGAACTGCTGGCAATGGTCGCTCCGGCTGTAGCCGGGGTCGCTGCCCCCGGTCCGGGCTCAACGAACCCGCCTGCAACTTTCCACCACGTCATCGACGTGCTGCTCGCCGCGCCGACGAAGCCTTCACCCGCTGATTTTGTCGCCAAGCTGAAGAAGCTCCAGCCGCGCCTCTACTCGATCTCCTCCTCGCCCAAGGCCCACCCCGGCCAGGTCCATCTCACCGTCGGCGCCGTGCGCTACGACAAGGACGGGCGCTCCCGCAAGGGCGTCTGTTCCACCTTCCTCGCCGAGCGCGGTCTTGCCGCCGGCAAGGTCGGCGTGTTCGTCCACGCCAACAAGGCCTTCCGTCCGCCTGCCGACGGCAACGTGCCCATGATCATGGTTGGCCCCGGCACCGGCATCGCCCCGTTCCGCGCCTTCCTCGAGGAACGTCGTGCTTCCGGCGCACGCGGCAAGAACTGGCTGTTTTTCGGCGACCAAAAGGCCGCGAGCGACTTCCTCTACCGCAACGAACTCACCGCCATGCAGACCTCCGGCGTGTTGCACCGGCTCGACCTCGCGTTCTCCCGCGACCAGGCGGAGAAGATCTACGTCCAGACCCGCATGCTGGAAAACGCCGCCGAGCTCTGGACCTGGCTCGAAGCCGGCGCGCACTTCTATGTCTGCGGCGACGCCTCGCGCATGGCGAAGGATGTGGACCTCGCCCTCCACCAGGTGATCGAGAAGGCCGGGGGCAAATCCCCCGAGCAGGCCGCCGCCTACGTGAACGCCCTCAAGGCCGCCAAGCGCTACGCCCGCGACGTGTATTGATCGTCCATGGTCGCCCCGCGCAATCAGCCCCCGCTGCTCGCCCTCGTCGAGGAACTCCTCGCCGAGCAGGGCCGGCTGCAGACGCCCGTGGCCCGGGCAAGTGTGGCTCACGACCAATACACCTCCGGCACTCCGCGCTCCGCCCTCAGCGCCCAGCTCATCCCCCTCACCGCCCCCGGTCCCGGCGAACAATACGCCTTCGAGGTGGACCTCGACTCCTGCACCGGCTGCAAGGCCTGTGTGACGGCCTGCCACTCGCTCAACGGTCTCGATGAAACCGAGGCATGGCGCGATGTCGGCCTGATCTCCGGCGGCTCGCGGGCCGCCCCCTACCAGCAGACGATCACGACCGCCTGCCACCACTGCGCCGATCCCGGCTGCCTGAACGGTTGTCCGGTGCTCGCCTACGAAAAGGATCCCGTCACCGGCATCGTCCGTCACCTCGACGACCAGTGCATCGGCTGCCAGTATTGCATCCTGAAGTGCCCCTACGACGTGCCGAAATACAACGATCGCCTCGGCATCGTGCGGAAGTGTGACATGTGCCACCAGCGCCTCGCCGAGGGCGAAGCCCCCGCCTGCGTCCAGGCCTGCCCCACGCACGCGATCAAGATCACGAAGGTTCCGGTTTCCCCGGATCCCAGATCCCAAACCCCAAACCCCAGTTTTCTCTCCGTCGCGCCCGACCCATCCTACACGCTGCCGACCACGCGCTATGTTTCGAAGCGCGCCTTGCCCGCCGGGGTGCAGGCCTCCGATGCCGCCGTGCTCCGCCCGCAGCCGCCGCACTTGCCGCTGGTCGCGTTGCTCACCCTCATGCCGATGGCCGTGGGCTGTTGGATGGCCGAAGTGGCCCACGACTTTTCCAGCCCGGCGGTTGCCATCGTCGGCTGGATGGCCGGCGCCCTCGGTCTCGCGCTGGCCGGCCTGCACCTGGGCCAGCCGCTACGGGCTTGGCGCATTTTCCTCGGCCTGAAAAAATCCTGGTTCAGCCGCGAGGCCGTGCTGTTCGGCGCCTGGTTCCCACTCGCCACGGCCGCGCTGGCCGGACGCCTCGGCTGGCTGCCACTGCCCCCCTCCGGGCAAGCCGCCCTTACCGGCGGCACCGCCGCACTCGGTGTCATCGCCCTGTTCTGCTCCGTGATGATCTACGTGGACACCCATCGCGTGTTCTGGCGGCTCGCCAACACCGGTCCGCGTTTCTTTGGCACCGCGGCCATCCTCGGCCTGGCCGTGGCGCTGACCAGCCCGGAAGCCCCGGCGACCATCGGCTTCGCCCTGCTCGCAGCCACCTTGCTCAAGCTCGGCTTCGAGGCCCGCTCACTGGTACCGCTGCAGGAGGAAGATGACGGACTCCATTCCCCGTCCCGCCAGACGGCGCGCCTGCTCACGGGACCGCTGCAACCGGCCAACGCCCTG
This DNA window, taken from Oleiharenicola lentus, encodes the following:
- a CDS encoding sulfite reductase subunit alpha — encoded protein: MNAPVPLIPDNAPFSPEQRAWLNGFLAGVFSRSVGAPAAATPAQALAPLTILFGSQTGTAEGLAKKVAKEAGKRGFAPTVLDMAQTDLAKLAHEKNLLVITSTYGDGEPPDNAKALHTALKEAAGTPLTAVRFSVCALGDTNYAQFCQCGKDLDAWLEKLGATRTTPRTDCDLDYDGPFTKWLDAALASLAGGTAPATAPAEAKPTDSSEEGYSKKKPFPASVLAVRNLNGPGSAKEVNHVEFSLEGSGLVYEAGDALGVVPQNCPALVNDVLATLGCDGEEAVPTPAGELPLRRALTECFDLGKPSPELLAMVAPAVAGVAAPGPGSTNPPATFHHVIDVLLAAPTKPSPADFVAKLKKLQPRLYSISSSPKAHPGQVHLTVGAVRYDKDGRSRKGVCSTFLAERGLAAGKVGVFVHANKAFRPPADGNVPMIMVGPGTGIAPFRAFLEERRASGARGKNWLFFGDQKAASDFLYRNELTAMQTSGVLHRLDLAFSRDQAEKIYVQTRMLENAAELWTWLEAGAHFYVCGDASRMAKDVDLALHQVIEKAGGKSPEQAAAYVNALKAAKRYARDVY
- a CDS encoding NirA family protein, translating into MALSPPETTNPGSFSNDQKEYLQGFMAGVIASGQYAYVGTNAAGQLTGAPGAAVTGNLAAPSEENVFGTPLGDLSKPERWKHEQNGLDVWEKLVAHANADKFPDEADTFRFKFHGLFYVAPAQDSFMMRLRIPAGEISSHQLRGIAGLVDEIGNGGADITTRANLQMREMKPRSIVRALTRVQELGLTARGSGADNIRNVTATPTSGFDRDELIDVRPYAHGLHHYILNHRDLYGLPRKFNIAFDSGGSISAAVDTNDIGFFAVRVTEQTLAQTPAPGPQTLSPGIYFRCEVGGITGHKDFARDTGLLLKPSELVPVAAAMVRVFREHGDRTDRKKARLKYLLEKWGGFPKFLEETQKKLAFPLVYAPRGCAEPRKPVLKHGHLGVFKQSQAGLNYVGIGVPVGRMNAKQMRRLADLADHYGTGEIRLTVWQSLIIPNVSDAFAATLARAANSLGFFTEAHTSAGCVIACTGSKGCKYAAADTKGHARATMAHLRKRDPFLDQAVNIHFTGCNHSCAQHYCGDIGAIATKLTDGREGYHVVLGGGMDQEQGIAREIFRGVAADEMPALIEKVLVTYRSRCTAGETFVQWTRRHSVKEIQEMLSS
- the ntrB gene encoding nitrate ABC transporter permease, with amino-acid sequence MKSFKFDWLVLPLIGFAAVLALWSFSSRTWATNLPSPTQTWIASRDYVLEPFAKRGEMDQGILRFTWYSLILVAQGYAIALIVGTPLGFCLGLSKTFTKIMDPIIQILRPVSPLAWLPLGLVLFMNAGKEAGTYGALFTIAVCAMWPTVLNTAVGVRAVPQDFLNVGKVLKLSRFKTLTKILIPATLPYMFTGFRLSLGIAWLAIVAAEMLTGRPGAGGFLWQEYNALIYEHIILSIITIGFVGFILDRLMSLLERRFKSV
- a CDS encoding CmpA/NrtA family ABC transporter substrate-binding protein encodes the protein MHTSNSSSPAERSSPLNRRQFLAGSAKLTGAAALFAALGSKSWASTAGSASDAPETPDLNFGMIALTDCSPIVIAHEKGFFKKYGINSKVTKGANWAAIRDNLSTGSIQATHMLIGMPLASTMGLAGSPKKPMVIPWLLNRNGQAITLKAEWKGKVGADPKAIKPFADQAAKLGEPLTFAQTFPPGTHAMWMRYYLAAGGINPDKDVSLITIPPPQMVANMKIGKMDGFCVGEPWNARAIADGIGFTSITTQDLWKDHPEKVCAFTEEFTEKNPKTVKAVLKALHEASVWLDEMGNRPEQCDIVSKPTYINCQKEIILGRLQGKLDYGDGRTVQDEFPMHFSRRNCNYPQPKFAKWFLSQYRRWGMVTGTPDYEGVAKRVMRTDLYEEAMKEIGYAHGGLDNSPETLFDGIPFDPANPEAYATSAAVKNLKG
- a CDS encoding alginate export family protein, whose protein sequence is MNSSVPSCPRFAKRLIALLALASVVLPTLRAQYTPPPPARPFPGFVNEQLRSDNVYASAWDIAVNVRYRFEAKDDAGFTDAGSNWDFSLRPQDDNNNAYHLLRVMPRVGYTSKWWNFLVEGRSSYTYGDERFVPTGAGQGLAERDGPIDLHQAYVFIGNHKEFPLSLKIGRQELVYGDQRLLGHLRWNNNARTFDAVKVRWQNKFFGVDAFTGGLVYNDHNNFNQANSQDVFSGLYFNFPTVAKNEIVEAYLYNRYVARGIATDSWSGIPAPFRFPGDQNLYTAALRIRSKPLAYGNWDYGIELMHQFGDRTAVAPAATVAAALAAPNLDQDAWATVLQGGYTWTEHSWQPRIGVLYSYASGDKSSADLSSQTFQNLFATTHLHYGYMDLSSLQNIHDLRLVLSAKPRSNISLAAEIHFQQLARTSDFWYNVAGVPRNFAGAAVGSGGGYRINPDYSKNLGTEVDLIAAWTFKPYAQVEAAVSRYFRGDYIKQSLKTAGSKDANYFYLQLTLNL
- a CDS encoding DmsC/YnfH family molybdoenzyme membrane anchor subunit, which produces MVAPRNQPPLLALVEELLAEQGRLQTPVARASVAHDQYTSGTPRSALSAQLIPLTAPGPGEQYAFEVDLDSCTGCKACVTACHSLNGLDETEAWRDVGLISGGSRAAPYQQTITTACHHCADPGCLNGCPVLAYEKDPVTGIVRHLDDQCIGCQYCILKCPYDVPKYNDRLGIVRKCDMCHQRLAEGEAPACVQACPTHAIKITKVPVSPDPRSQTPNPSFLSVAPDPSYTLPTTRYVSKRALPAGVQASDAAVLRPQPPHLPLVALLTLMPMAVGCWMAEVAHDFSSPAVAIVGWMAGALGLALAGLHLGQPLRAWRIFLGLKKSWFSREAVLFGAWFPLATAALAGRLGWLPLPPSGQAALTGGTAALGVIALFCSVMIYVDTHRVFWRLANTGPRFFGTAAILGLAVALTSPEAPATIGFALLAATLLKLGFEARSLVPLQEEDDGLHSPSRQTARLLTGPLQPANALRLTLALFGGILLPLAIALKAAPPAAAWLALALCLAGELAERYLFFRAVDAPKMPGQPDPTKGSHP